The following proteins are encoded in a genomic region of Brachypodium distachyon strain Bd21 chromosome 1, Brachypodium_distachyon_v3.0, whole genome shotgun sequence:
- the LOC100835505 gene encoding thylakoid lumenal 17.9 kDa protein, chloroplastic has protein sequence MCGTDAMTRALASSSSSILAAAAPSSFTTRSRRSTLVLLSSSPLALAFSAAAAAATTPYSQSRTLQLGLDNNGKIRTCPSSNPGCVCTNPTVGASSSVASPLIIPDSTSAQAAAQSLRQAILKTQKNVSFKADQQTPHGQYIEAEVDGGRFGRDVMEFLVNKEAGVVAYRCVATKVTFIYPFTTAIGDSRGQEQRIAAIAQDLGWYAPDVSSSIDFDDVDVN, from the exons ATGTGTGGGACTGACGCGATGACTCGGGCActggcttcttcttcatcttccattcttgccgccgcggctcCTTCCTCCTTCACAACCAGGTCCAGGAGGAGTACCTTGGTTCTCTTGTCCTCATCACCACTCGCGCTCGCCttctccgctgccgccgctgctgccacgACTCCCTACTCGCAGTCCAGGACCCTGCAGCTTGGGCTCGACAACAACGG CAAAATACGGACATGCCCGTCCAGCAATCCCGGGTGCGTGTGCACCAACCCCACTGTCGGCGCCTCTTCCTCGGTCGCCTCCCCGCTCATCATCCCGGACTCCACCAGCGCCCAGGCGGCAGCTCAA TCGTTGCGGCAAGCGATCCTCAAGACGCAGAAGAACGTGAGCTTCAAGGCTGACCAACAAACTCCTCACG GTCAGTACAtcgaggcggaggtggacggcggTCGTTTTGGGCGCGACGTGATGGAGTTCCTGGTGAACAAGGAGGCCGGCGTGGTGGCGTACCGCTGCGTGGCCACCAAGGTCACCTTCATCTACCCGTTCACCACAGCAATCGGCGACTCGCGAGGCCAGGAGCAGAGGATCGCCGCCATCGCCCAGGATCTCGGATGGTATGCCCCGGACGTATCGTCATCCATCGACTTCGACGACGTCGACGTTAATTGA